ATTTAAAACTCAATAAATTAAATCCGGACTGCTCCGGATTTTCTTTTTTTCATAAATAGATTTTTTCAATTGTCGTTATATTTTTTTATAAAATTTACGGGACTGCAATATTGAGTTAGGAAAACTCAATTTAAATTCTGTTTTGTGAATTTTTCATTAGATGTTTCAAATTTTTATTAGATTTTTATTAAATTACCGAGATTTTTTATTTGAGTATTTTTGAAAAATTTTTAAAACTTTATGAGAGATAAATTTCTGCGATGGGGAGTCGTGCTGCTCATTATCACATGGGCCATATCACTGCTGATCAGGGCGCATTACTGGATTCCCATACTGTTAACCGTAATTTACTTGGTTGGGGTTTACAATGCGAACCAAACCAAACATGCGATCTTAAGGAACTTCCCGGTTTTAGGGTATTTCCGCTATTTTTTTGAAAGCATTTCACCCGAGATGCAGCAGTATTTCATCGAAAGGGAAACCGATGGAAAGCCTTTCCCAAGAAATGAGCGTTCAGCCGCATACAGGCGTGCGAAAAACCTTAGCGACACCGTGGCCTTCGGTACCCAGCTGAACATCAACCACAGGAAATATGAAGGAATTAAGCATTCCATTTATGCAAAGTCACCGAAAGAAGAATTGCCAAGGGTGATGGTAGGGAACGAGCAGTGTTCGCAGCCTTACAGTGCGTCGCTTTTCAATATTTCAGCAATGAGTTTCGGTTCACTGAGCGACCGTGCACAGATTTCCCTAAACCGGGGCGCCAAAAAAGGAAACTTCTATCATAACACCGGCGAAGGTGGAATTTCACCTTACCACATGGAAGGTGGCGATCTGTGCTGGCAGATTGGTACGGGGTATTTCGGCTGCCGCGATGAGGAAGGCAAATTCTCGGCGGAACTTTTTGCAGAGAAATCCAAAATCCCAAACGTGAAAATGATCGAAATCAAACTTTCACAGGGAGCAAAACCTGGACACGGGGGTGTACTACCGGGATCAAAAAACACTCCGGAAATCGCTAAAATACGGCACGTAACACCGGGAATGACGATTATTT
The sequence above is a segment of the Chryseobacterium taklimakanense genome. Coding sequences within it:
- a CDS encoding FMN-binding glutamate synthase family protein, which encodes MRDKFLRWGVVLLIITWAISLLIRAHYWIPILLTVIYLVGVYNANQTKHAILRNFPVLGYFRYFFESISPEMQQYFIERETDGKPFPRNERSAAYRRAKNLSDTVAFGTQLNINHRKYEGIKHSIYAKSPKEELPRVMVGNEQCSQPYSASLFNISAMSFGSLSDRAQISLNRGAKKGNFYHNTGEGGISPYHMEGGDLCWQIGTGYFGCRDEEGKFSAELFAEKSKIPNVKMIEIKLSQGAKPGHGGVLPGSKNTPEIAKIRHVTPGMTIISPPSHSAFSNAAGLLKFVQQLRELSGGKPVGFKLCIGDTKEFEEICAQMNVLKIYPDFITVDGAEGGTGAAPPEFSDGVGMPLEPALMFVNKTLKSYNVRNKLRVIASGKVLTSLDILRAIAMGADMCNNARGFMFSLGCIQALRCNNNTCPTGVATQDKMLIKGLDVTDKAERVYHFHKNTLHTCNELIAAAGRDSYDQVDASMFMRGDEFDQLADLYFPDILGNVKNRN